From a single Micromonospora pallida genomic region:
- a CDS encoding tripartite tricarboxylate transporter permease yields the protein MDFAPVLDGFGVVLEPTNLLYCLIGVVIGMLIGVLPGLGPAATIAILLPVTFGIEPVTAVIMLAGIFYGAQYGGTITSVLLRLPGEASSVVTVFDGYALARQGRAGTALGIAAVGSFIGGTVSIIALTLVAPVVAGFALDFGPPEYTALALLGILLVATVSSGGRLKAVIAAAVGLLLATVGRDGFTGAERFTFDNLSLADGLDFVPIAMGLFGLGEILYNLEERHRAVQAPTTVANVWPSRADLRQSSGAIGRGSLLGFVLGILPGGGATLSSLAAYALEKKRSKHPERFGKGAVEGVAAPETANNAAATSSFIPLLTLGIPANATMAVIFGALLIQGVSPGPQLVSQEPELFWGVVNSMYIGNILLLIMSIPLVGLFVKILRVRATILAPITVLITLVGVYTVNNDVFDIVLVIVFGALGYLMKKFGFDPGPLVLAFVLGSLLEDSLRRSLLIFDGDATGFFTRPISGTLLAMFLLVALLPPIRAVLGRRRASSHPDTAAHDTKELV from the coding sequence GTGGACTTCGCTCCTGTACTCGACGGCTTCGGCGTCGTACTCGAACCGACGAACCTGCTGTACTGCCTGATCGGTGTCGTCATCGGCATGCTGATCGGCGTGCTGCCCGGCCTCGGTCCGGCGGCGACCATCGCGATCCTCCTGCCGGTGACCTTCGGCATCGAGCCGGTGACCGCGGTCATCATGCTCGCCGGGATCTTCTACGGCGCCCAGTACGGCGGCACCATCACCTCCGTCCTGCTCCGCCTGCCCGGCGAGGCATCCTCGGTGGTGACGGTCTTCGACGGCTACGCGCTGGCCCGGCAGGGCCGGGCCGGGACGGCGCTCGGCATCGCCGCCGTCGGCTCGTTCATCGGCGGAACGGTGTCGATCATCGCGCTGACGCTGGTCGCTCCCGTGGTGGCGGGCTTCGCGCTGGACTTCGGCCCGCCCGAGTACACGGCCCTGGCCCTGCTCGGCATCCTCCTCGTGGCAACGGTGAGCAGCGGCGGACGGCTCAAGGCCGTGATCGCCGCTGCCGTCGGCCTGCTGCTGGCCACGGTCGGCCGGGACGGGTTCACCGGCGCCGAGCGGTTCACCTTCGACAACCTGTCGCTCGCCGACGGCCTGGACTTCGTCCCGATCGCGATGGGCCTCTTCGGCCTCGGCGAGATCCTCTACAACCTCGAGGAACGCCACCGGGCGGTGCAGGCGCCCACGACAGTGGCCAACGTCTGGCCGTCGCGGGCGGACCTGCGTCAGTCCTCGGGGGCCATCGGACGCGGCTCGCTGCTGGGCTTCGTCCTGGGGATCCTGCCCGGCGGCGGTGCCACATTGTCGTCCCTGGCCGCGTACGCCCTCGAGAAGAAGCGGTCCAAGCACCCCGAGCGGTTCGGCAAGGGCGCCGTCGAGGGCGTGGCCGCCCCGGAGACGGCGAACAACGCGGCGGCGACGTCGTCGTTCATCCCGCTGCTGACGCTCGGCATCCCGGCCAACGCGACGATGGCCGTCATCTTCGGCGCGCTGCTGATCCAGGGCGTGAGCCCGGGCCCGCAGCTGGTCAGCCAGGAGCCCGAACTCTTCTGGGGCGTCGTCAACTCCATGTACATCGGCAACATCCTGTTGCTGATCATGAGCATTCCGCTGGTCGGCCTGTTCGTGAAGATCCTGCGGGTGCGGGCCACCATCCTCGCCCCCATCACGGTGCTGATCACGCTGGTCGGCGTCTACACGGTGAACAACGACGTCTTCGACATCGTGCTGGTGATCGTCTTCGGAGCCCTCGGCTACCTCATGAAGAAGTTCGGCTTCGACCCTGGCCCCCTGGTGCTGGCGTTCGTGCTCGGCTCGCTCCTCGAGGACTCGCTGCGCCGCTCGCTGCTGATCTTCGACGGCGACGCCACCGGCTTCTTCACCCGACCGATCTCCGGCACCCTGCTCGCCATGTTCCTGCTCGTGGCCCTGCTTCCGCCGATCCGGGCGGTCCTCGGCCGCCGCCGGGCGTCGTCCCACCCCGATACCGCCGCCCACGACACCAAGGAGCTCGTGTGA
- a CDS encoding universal stress protein → MTVLVAYIPRPEGDAAFTAAVEEAGRRRERLVVLNAPRAGAPVSADVASEAAVADMIQRATAAGVDVEVRQDAHAGDLADEVLRVAEELDVSVIVIGLRRRSPVGKLIMGSTAQRILLDADRPVLAVKP, encoded by the coding sequence GTGACCGTCCTCGTCGCCTACATCCCCAGGCCCGAAGGAGACGCCGCCTTCACGGCCGCCGTCGAGGAGGCCGGGCGTCGCCGGGAACGGCTGGTGGTCCTCAACGCCCCGCGCGCGGGTGCGCCGGTCAGCGCGGACGTCGCGAGTGAGGCCGCGGTCGCGGACATGATCCAGCGGGCGACGGCGGCCGGTGTCGACGTCGAGGTCCGCCAGGACGCCCACGCCGGGGACCTCGCCGACGAGGTCCTCCGGGTCGCCGAGGAACTTGACGTCTCGGTGATCGTGATCGGCCTGCGTCGCCGCTCGCCGGTCGGCAAACTGATCATGGGCAGCACGGCCCAGCGCATCCTGCTCGACGCCGACCGGCCCGTCCTGGCCGTCAAGCCCTGA
- a CDS encoding 2-hydroxyacid dehydrogenase translates to MAQVVVLGTGLPDRVLDEIGVRHTVRTLTRDQLDTAEGRAALAHAEGVVVIGQEPVTEEFLAAAPKLRVVSLRAVGYDRVDLAACRRRGVAVCHTPGVLDGAVADLTALLVVGIARRFGECLDSGRGSWATTGARPALGTDVAGKVLGILGMGRIGRRVARTCAAGFGMEIIYHTRSGPTAEDDAFGASWVTREELFARADFLTIHLPLTPETRHSVGERELAAMKPGAYLVNTARGDVVDERALVAALRSGRLAGAGLDVLSTEPPDPDNPLLHLPNVMVTPHVGSATEETRYAMAELAARNLLNVLAGEEPVARVV, encoded by the coding sequence ATGGCACAGGTCGTCGTCCTGGGCACCGGACTGCCCGACCGGGTTCTCGACGAGATCGGCGTCCGGCACACCGTCCGTACCCTCACCCGCGACCAGCTCGACACCGCCGAGGGAAGGGCGGCCCTGGCCCACGCGGAGGGAGTGGTCGTGATCGGCCAGGAGCCGGTCACCGAGGAGTTCCTCGCCGCGGCCCCGAAGCTGCGGGTGGTCTCGCTGCGGGCGGTCGGCTACGACCGGGTCGACCTGGCCGCCTGTCGCCGCCGTGGCGTGGCCGTGTGCCACACCCCTGGGGTGCTCGACGGGGCGGTCGCCGACCTCACCGCCCTGCTCGTGGTCGGCATCGCCCGGCGGTTCGGGGAGTGCCTGGACAGCGGCCGGGGCTCCTGGGCCACCACCGGCGCCCGACCCGCGCTCGGCACCGACGTGGCCGGCAAGGTGCTCGGCATCCTGGGCATGGGGCGGATCGGCCGACGGGTGGCGCGGACCTGCGCCGCCGGCTTCGGGATGGAGATCATCTACCACACCCGGTCCGGTCCGACCGCCGAGGACGACGCGTTCGGCGCGAGCTGGGTGACCAGGGAGGAACTCTTCGCCCGCGCCGACTTCCTCACCATCCACCTGCCACTGACCCCCGAGACCCGGCACAGCGTCGGCGAACGGGAGCTGGCGGCGATGAAACCCGGCGCGTACCTGGTGAACACCGCCCGGGGCGACGTGGTGGACGAGCGGGCCCTGGTGGCGGCCCTGCGGTCGGGTCGGCTCGCCGGCGCGGGGCTGGACGTGCTCTCCACCGAGCCGCCCGATCCGGACAACCCGCTGCTGCACCTGCCCAACGTCATGGTCACGCCGCACGTGGGCAGCGCGACCGAGGAGACCCGGTACGCGATGGCGGAACTGGCCGCCCGGAACCTGCTGAACGTCCTCGCCGGTGAGGAGCCGGTCGCCCGGGTCGTCTGA
- a CDS encoding molybdenum cofactor biosysynthesis protein encodes MPEIVQLLASPVHRYLGRPADGPTPAAPGELVEEIRIRAGLGIVGDRYFGRPAHRDASVTLIASESLPPGADLVQVRRNILTVGLAVDELVGTVLVLDSGEGPVSLRVNRAAHPCAWMDATIGPGAWKALRGRGGVRCTPLTDGTLRVGPVQVTTG; translated from the coding sequence GTGCCCGAGATCGTCCAACTGTTGGCCTCGCCCGTACACCGCTATCTGGGTCGGCCGGCCGACGGGCCGACGCCGGCAGCCCCGGGCGAACTCGTCGAGGAGATCCGGATCCGGGCCGGGCTCGGCATCGTCGGCGACCGCTACTTCGGGCGGCCCGCGCACCGCGACGCGAGCGTCACCCTGATCGCGTCGGAGTCCCTGCCGCCCGGGGCCGACCTGGTGCAGGTCCGGCGCAACATCCTCACCGTCGGCCTCGCCGTGGACGAGCTGGTCGGCACCGTGCTGGTCCTCGACTCGGGCGAGGGGCCGGTCAGCCTGCGGGTCAACCGCGCCGCCCACCCGTGCGCCTGGATGGACGCCACCATCGGCCCGGGTGCCTGGAAGGCGCTACGCGGTCGGGGCGGGGTCCGCTGCACCCCACTGACCGACGGCACGCTGCGGGTGGGTCCGGTCCAGGTCACCACCGGCTGA
- a CDS encoding SWIM zinc finger family protein: protein MTWLTEAALRRRAGVTLFERGGRCVGDVADVAEEAGTVTATVLSSTGSGATYRVRLDQRDGEPAGNCDCPHGLEGHFCKHCVAVGLRLIGGSSLRATPPPSEVLPGQQQQWQAVEVFLAGRHPYELVELLRDAAQDDPALCHRLWLLATASDPTQLRKQAERLEEGYGAGAGATYAERARAIVFAFSHQPAAHHAAAQEGLRLVVQRLLDAVDQETEHCEPGETTADDDAPVLAVLSVAWREHLRLCQVTPPDAVRLAQWFVGIRLEHPHHGYRFPASDLASLDRVLTACREALATIEGASAQQQTLREEVLEAGGDTDEHVALLAADLSTYRSYARVAEVLVAASRIEEAVGWLERARNPGVKLGDDPRPVAELLAVLYTRQGRLADALQVRRRHFASARTEAAYRALREAASLAGADWPRLRDEALDLLRRTAGPGLPPDTPGGWTATTGPHARSVYTLVHLLIEEGAPDEAWDVARRHGCTGATLVKAANARAVSHPEDAIAVYWSLVDEAFEFHGRDRNRSYERIASLLFVLKDLITRSGGDFRRELATFKVTHSRKRNLIEELARRGL from the coding sequence ATGACCTGGCTCACCGAGGCGGCGCTGCGACGAAGGGCTGGAGTCACGCTCTTCGAGCGTGGCGGCCGCTGCGTCGGCGACGTGGCCGACGTGGCCGAGGAGGCCGGGACCGTGACGGCGACGGTGCTGAGCAGCACCGGATCCGGGGCCACTTACCGTGTCCGGCTGGATCAGCGGGACGGGGAGCCGGCCGGAAACTGCGACTGTCCACATGGGCTGGAAGGGCATTTCTGCAAACACTGCGTCGCGGTGGGGTTGAGACTGATCGGCGGCTCGTCCTTGCGCGCGACTCCGCCTCCGTCCGAAGTGCTGCCGGGGCAACAGCAACAATGGCAGGCCGTCGAGGTCTTCCTGGCCGGTCGCCATCCGTACGAGTTGGTCGAGCTGCTGCGTGACGCGGCGCAGGACGACCCGGCACTGTGTCACCGCCTGTGGCTGCTGGCCACGGCGAGCGACCCGACGCAACTGCGGAAACAGGCGGAGCGCCTGGAGGAAGGGTACGGGGCCGGGGCGGGAGCCACCTATGCCGAGCGGGCCCGGGCGATCGTGTTCGCGTTCAGCCACCAGCCTGCGGCGCACCACGCCGCCGCACAGGAGGGGCTGCGGCTGGTGGTGCAACGTCTGCTTGACGCGGTTGACCAGGAAACCGAGCACTGTGAGCCTGGCGAGACCACGGCCGACGACGACGCACCCGTGCTGGCGGTCCTCTCCGTCGCCTGGCGAGAGCACCTGCGGCTGTGCCAGGTCACCCCACCCGATGCCGTGCGGCTGGCGCAGTGGTTCGTCGGCATTCGCCTTGAGCACCCGCACCACGGGTATCGCTTTCCGGCTTCGGATCTCGCTTCGTTGGATCGTGTGCTGACCGCATGCCGGGAGGCACTCGCCACGATCGAGGGTGCGTCCGCGCAGCAGCAGACGCTGCGGGAAGAGGTGCTCGAGGCCGGCGGCGACACCGATGAACACGTGGCGCTCCTGGCCGCCGACCTCTCGACCTACCGGAGCTATGCCCGTGTCGCCGAGGTACTCGTCGCCGCGAGTCGCATCGAGGAGGCTGTCGGCTGGCTGGAACGTGCCCGCAACCCTGGCGTCAAGCTTGGCGATGACCCGAGACCGGTCGCCGAGCTGTTGGCCGTCCTCTACACCCGCCAAGGCCGCCTGGCCGACGCGCTCCAGGTACGGCGACGCCATTTCGCGTCGGCCCGCACCGAGGCGGCCTATCGGGCGTTGCGGGAGGCCGCGAGCCTGGCCGGGGCCGATTGGCCGCGGCTGCGCGACGAGGCGCTCGACCTGCTGCGCCGTACGGCCGGCCCGGGCCTCCCGCCGGACACACCGGGAGGGTGGACGGCGACCACCGGACCCCACGCCAGGTCGGTGTACACGCTGGTGCATCTCCTGATCGAGGAGGGCGCGCCGGATGAGGCGTGGGACGTGGCGCGACGCCATGGGTGCACCGGTGCCACGCTGGTCAAGGCAGCCAACGCCCGAGCCGTCTCACATCCGGAGGACGCGATTGCCGTCTACTGGTCGCTGGTCGATGAGGCATTCGAGTTCCACGGCCGGGACCGCAACCGTAGTTACGAGCGGATCGCCAGCCTGCTGTTTGTTCTCAAAGACCTCATCACCCGCAGCGGCGGCGACTTCCGCAGGGAGCTGGCGACGTTCAAGGTCACCCACAGTCGCAAACGCAACCTGATCGAAGAGCTCGCGCGTCGCGGCCTGTGA
- a CDS encoding TetR/AcrR family transcriptional regulator, whose protein sequence is MRAAGELALSGGGQAATIDAIAKRAGVSRTTIYRWWASPAAVLLEGLLDEVRDSIDPMADASARDALAHHVHALTDLLRDTLAGPLLRHVVAAAATDDLVNRALLDHWITPRRRSATSIVQRGIRAGQIDPDVDVDTVVDALCAPAYQRLVLGLSPLTREESHRLFDVVWRGIGIDPDSGPRGGDGQPGSTGVEQVTGRDARALRSGCVCDCG, encoded by the coding sequence GTGCGCGCCGCCGGCGAGCTCGCCCTCAGCGGGGGCGGGCAGGCCGCGACCATCGACGCGATCGCGAAACGGGCCGGGGTCAGCCGCACGACCATCTACCGGTGGTGGGCCTCACCGGCCGCGGTGCTGCTCGAGGGCCTGCTCGACGAGGTACGCGACTCCATCGACCCGATGGCGGACGCCTCCGCGCGCGACGCGCTCGCCCACCACGTTCACGCCCTCACCGACCTGCTCCGGGACACCCTGGCCGGTCCGCTGCTGCGCCACGTCGTCGCGGCCGCCGCCACTGACGACCTGGTGAACCGCGCCCTGCTCGACCATTGGATAACCCCCCGCCGACGCAGCGCCACGTCGATCGTCCAACGTGGCATCCGCGCCGGGCAGATCGACCCGGACGTTGACGTCGACACCGTCGTCGACGCCCTCTGCGCCCCTGCCTACCAGCGCCTGGTGCTCGGGCTGTCACCGCTGACCCGAGAGGAGTCGCACCGCCTGTTCGACGTGGTCTGGCGGGGCATCGGTATCGACCCGGACAGCGGGCCGCGCGGCGGCGATGGCCAGCCCGGCAGCACCGGGGTTGAGCAGGTCACAGGCCGCGACGCGCGAGCTCTTCGATCAGGTTGCGTTTGCGACTGTGGGTGA
- a CDS encoding putative quinol monooxygenase, which translates to MIFITAKFLVRPEDADRWPDIARAFTEATRAEPGCLWFDWSRSVDNPNEYVLVEAFRDGDAGAAHVQSAHFRAAQRDLPPHLAATPRIVNTTIPQDDWSELGEMAVEA; encoded by the coding sequence ATGATCTTCATCACCGCCAAGTTCCTGGTACGCCCCGAGGACGCGGACCGCTGGCCGGACATCGCCCGCGCCTTCACCGAGGCGACCCGCGCCGAGCCGGGCTGCCTCTGGTTCGACTGGTCCCGCAGCGTCGACAACCCGAACGAGTACGTCCTCGTCGAGGCGTTCCGCGACGGCGACGCCGGTGCGGCCCACGTCCAGTCGGCGCACTTCCGGGCGGCGCAGCGTGACCTGCCGCCGCACCTGGCCGCCACGCCGCGCATCGTCAACACGACGATCCCGCAGGACGACTGGTCCGAGCTGGGGGAGATGGCCGTCGAGGCGTGA
- a CDS encoding DUF6493 family protein, which produces MSDWRFDHLATGDVRAAMVSVTGLTEERRRDLAKALLVHVREGERSWWWNDYAAALAVVAVGCLPSAAQTAQLLGRRAVSLRRTAAAPVIEVARQRGVTWLADLAYRLADRLPRTDPGDGWAFVAELLTAEQAPPPTGETFVSGWVSDLSWPRDGRRNGPLAERLAADPFLDALLPRLFEVDGVGVAMAFDDSSTREKMALPRALAELAGTGRLDRTVLLDGCLSRLLRDDRPAALRAFVALHDLLAPTVAEVATRAAGYLRLLADAPAPVATMAQKALRQWDDLEVEALLEASRTVLARPDKALARTQLGWLDRLARRRADHAAEIAEVLAVALDHPAADVRDRAGTLTARHGYAPPPVVVTVSGDDLPPSPAPASTPPPITDPDELAEEVAALLGGELRALPLDRVLDGLVRLAGADRPRLHRALVPVLDRHRHRLDDHPWDPCCLCGLLGDVLYTAVEPSRAEQRRGRWHALMAGVGPSPETEQQSGEARVPALHRLLRARLAEVGSRVGSPGYPALLATPTSVTGAVDPLALYERIARLGSGGPWRWDLTQALLRLPTGFDEPLAAKAAALRSPAGDRLAVWLREGGLPRPVHEVVTVPRRQRRKSYDWEYDRLPKQRRQVRLAPPEGHHDRLGLLTVPPVLVGIDHGNRATLWAPVLPWHPAVVAAHALPEVASTADQDARGGAAILPLLAESGGEGGPALDLALAYGLGARHEADRVAALDALLLLAAAGTLDAPAIGGHLGELAASGSVLPTRALTPLRDAATAGAPLTTWRLLAAALPAILAVPTAPRGTPDLLTLAAETATRVGVRIEVPGLAEVAARGGSSRLVREARRLTEALDGVSRTGQRTS; this is translated from the coding sequence ATGAGCGACTGGCGCTTCGACCACCTGGCCACCGGGGACGTCCGGGCGGCCATGGTGAGCGTCACCGGGCTCACCGAGGAGCGCCGGCGGGACCTGGCCAAGGCGCTGCTGGTCCACGTCCGCGAGGGGGAACGCTCCTGGTGGTGGAACGACTACGCGGCCGCGCTGGCGGTGGTGGCGGTCGGTTGCCTGCCCAGCGCCGCCCAGACGGCCCAACTGCTCGGCCGGCGGGCGGTGTCGCTGCGCCGGACCGCCGCCGCCCCGGTGATCGAGGTGGCCCGGCAGCGGGGCGTCACCTGGCTGGCCGACCTCGCCTACCGGCTGGCGGACCGGCTCCCCCGTACCGACCCGGGCGACGGGTGGGCGTTCGTCGCCGAACTGCTCACCGCCGAGCAGGCCCCGCCGCCGACCGGGGAGACCTTCGTGTCGGGCTGGGTGTCCGACCTGAGCTGGCCGCGGGACGGGCGGCGCAACGGCCCGCTGGCGGAGCGGCTGGCCGCGGATCCGTTCCTCGACGCGCTGCTGCCCCGCCTGTTCGAGGTGGACGGCGTCGGGGTGGCCATGGCCTTCGACGACTCCTCGACCCGGGAGAAGATGGCCCTGCCCCGGGCGCTCGCGGAACTGGCCGGTACGGGTCGGCTGGACCGTACGGTCCTGCTGGACGGGTGTCTGAGCCGCCTGCTGCGGGACGACCGGCCGGCCGCGCTGCGGGCGTTCGTCGCCCTGCACGACCTGCTCGCCCCGACCGTGGCGGAGGTCGCCACCCGGGCTGCCGGCTACCTGCGGCTGCTCGCCGACGCCCCGGCGCCGGTGGCGACGATGGCGCAGAAGGCGCTGCGGCAGTGGGACGACCTGGAGGTGGAGGCCCTTCTCGAGGCCTCCCGGACGGTGCTGGCCCGGCCGGACAAGGCGTTGGCACGAACCCAACTGGGCTGGCTCGACCGGCTCGCCCGCCGCCGAGCGGACCACGCGGCGGAGATCGCCGAGGTCCTGGCCGTGGCGCTGGACCACCCCGCCGCCGACGTGCGGGACCGGGCGGGCACGCTGACCGCCCGACACGGGTACGCACCCCCGCCGGTGGTGGTCACCGTGAGCGGGGACGATCTGCCGCCCTCGCCCGCGCCGGCGTCGACCCCGCCGCCGATCACCGACCCCGACGAACTGGCCGAGGAGGTCGCCGCCCTGCTCGGCGGCGAACTTCGCGCCCTGCCCCTGGACCGGGTCCTGGACGGGCTGGTCCGGCTGGCCGGCGCCGACCGTCCGCGCCTGCACCGGGCGCTCGTCCCGGTGCTGGACCGGCACCGACACCGGCTGGACGACCACCCGTGGGATCCGTGCTGCCTGTGCGGCCTGCTCGGCGATGTGCTGTACACGGCGGTCGAACCCTCCCGGGCGGAGCAGCGTCGCGGCCGGTGGCATGCGCTGATGGCCGGGGTGGGTCCCTCCCCGGAAACGGAGCAGCAGTCCGGCGAGGCGCGCGTGCCGGCACTGCACCGGCTGCTCCGGGCCCGCCTGGCCGAGGTCGGCAGTCGGGTCGGTTCGCCCGGCTATCCGGCGCTGCTGGCCACGCCGACCTCGGTGACCGGGGCCGTCGACCCGCTGGCGCTGTACGAGCGGATCGCCCGCCTCGGCTCGGGCGGACCGTGGCGGTGGGACCTGACCCAGGCGCTGCTGCGGCTGCCCACCGGGTTCGACGAGCCGCTCGCCGCGAAGGCGGCTGCCCTGCGCAGCCCGGCCGGGGACCGGCTCGCCGTCTGGCTGCGCGAGGGCGGCCTGCCCCGCCCGGTCCACGAGGTCGTCACGGTGCCACGTCGGCAGCGCCGCAAGTCCTACGACTGGGAGTACGACCGGCTGCCTAAGCAGCGCCGGCAGGTGCGGCTCGCTCCACCGGAGGGCCACCACGACCGGCTCGGGCTGCTCACCGTGCCCCCCGTGCTCGTCGGGATCGACCACGGCAACCGGGCGACGCTCTGGGCGCCGGTGCTGCCGTGGCATCCCGCCGTGGTGGCCGCGCACGCGCTGCCCGAGGTGGCCAGCACCGCCGACCAGGACGCCCGGGGCGGCGCGGCGATCCTGCCGCTGCTGGCCGAGAGCGGCGGCGAGGGTGGCCCCGCCCTCGACCTGGCGCTGGCGTACGGGCTGGGCGCCCGGCACGAGGCCGACCGGGTCGCCGCCCTCGACGCGCTCCTGCTGCTCGCCGCCGCCGGCACGCTGGACGCCCCGGCCATCGGTGGACACCTGGGCGAACTGGCGGCCAGCGGCAGTGTGCTGCCGACCCGGGCGCTGACCCCGCTGCGGGACGCGGCCACGGCCGGCGCTCCGCTGACCACGTGGCGGCTGCTCGCCGCCGCCCTGCCGGCGATCCTGGCCGTGCCGACCGCGCCCCGGGGCACCCCTGACCTGCTGACGTTGGCCGCCGAGACGGCCACCCGGGTCGGGGTGCGCATCGAGGTGCCGGGGCTGGCCGAGGTCGCCGCACGGGGCGGGTCGAGCCGACTGGTCCGGGAGGCGCGACGGCTCACCGAGGCGCTCGACGGGGTCTCCCGGACCGGCCAGCGGACGTCGTAG
- a CDS encoding SWIM zinc finger family protein: MNALQTYRYLQPSALHEGDLALQTSGGPSANPRFFTGFLTAPRTAAAGLLAVAEVARTRYHQPVNPASLDPVVTGSRDRLRFESFSGCCGVYARLDVSPAGFDGDVVEHGTTNVDVNAPLREALARVGGLDPLHLSVGPDDLTVSTLDGPVVEKKVPLPARWLRGFAEVHVLAAEMALRADVPATDAAAFLRRLPASGDRSVLWAVPAGRSLRLTSRPAPGGVCLAGPGRLAALRGMLRFARSLRVYGPALTAGSSPTASVWELDTGGMRLSLTLSPEPYRGFSGEGGVLASLASDDVADDAALVSALLSWDPTIDVPTLAAQAGVPWERVQAALVQLGTAGRVGYDVAEDAYFHRVLPYDAGRAERDNPRLAGARALVEAGAVGWDGEVATVQHGTEVYRVRRRAEGGYTCSCLWWSRHRGERGPCRHALAASMVEAAA, translated from the coding sequence GTGAACGCGCTTCAGACGTATCGTTACCTCCAACCGTCCGCGCTGCACGAAGGTGACCTGGCGTTGCAGACCAGCGGCGGGCCCTCGGCCAACCCGCGGTTCTTCACCGGTTTCCTGACCGCGCCCCGGACCGCCGCGGCCGGGCTGCTGGCCGTCGCCGAGGTCGCCCGGACCCGCTACCACCAGCCGGTCAACCCGGCGAGCCTCGACCCGGTGGTCACCGGCAGCCGGGACCGGCTGCGGTTCGAGTCCTTCTCCGGTTGCTGCGGGGTGTACGCGCGGCTCGACGTCTCCCCCGCCGGTTTCGACGGCGACGTCGTCGAGCACGGCACCACCAACGTCGACGTGAACGCGCCGCTGCGCGAGGCGCTGGCCCGGGTCGGCGGCCTCGACCCGCTGCACCTGTCGGTCGGGCCGGACGACCTCACCGTCTCCACGCTCGACGGTCCGGTGGTGGAGAAGAAGGTGCCGCTGCCGGCCCGCTGGCTGCGGGGCTTCGCCGAGGTCCACGTACTGGCAGCGGAGATGGCCCTGCGCGCCGACGTCCCGGCGACCGACGCGGCGGCGTTCCTGCGTCGGCTCCCCGCCTCCGGTGACCGGTCGGTGCTCTGGGCGGTGCCGGCCGGTCGGTCGCTGCGGCTGACCTCGCGCCCCGCCCCGGGCGGGGTCTGTCTGGCCGGGCCGGGGCGGCTCGCCGCGCTGCGCGGGATGCTGCGCTTCGCCCGGAGCCTGCGGGTGTACGGTCCGGCGCTGACGGCCGGCTCGTCGCCCACGGCCAGTGTCTGGGAGCTGGACACCGGGGGGATGCGGCTGTCGCTGACCCTCTCGCCCGAGCCGTACCGGGGGTTCTCCGGGGAGGGCGGCGTGCTGGCCTCCCTGGCCTCCGACGACGTGGCCGACGACGCCGCGCTGGTCAGCGCGCTGCTGTCCTGGGATCCGACGATCGACGTGCCGACCCTGGCGGCGCAGGCGGGCGTGCCCTGGGAGCGGGTGCAGGCCGCGCTGGTGCAGTTGGGCACCGCCGGTCGGGTCGGGTACGACGTGGCCGAGGACGCCTACTTCCACCGGGTGCTGCCCTACGACGCCGGCCGTGCCGAGCGGGACAATCCCCGCCTGGCGGGTGCGCGGGCGCTGGTGGAGGCCGGGGCGGTCGGCTGGGACGGGGAGGTGGCCACGGTCCAGCACGGCACCGAGGTCTACCGGGTCCGCCGCCGTGCGGAAGGCGGATACACCTGCTCCTGTCTGTGGTGGAGCCGGCACCGGGGTGAACGGGGGCCGTGCCGGCATGCGCTCGCCGCGTCCATGGTGGAGGCGGCGGCATGA